TCAAACCAATATCGTGGATCAACTGGTCAAAATTAATGAAGGACTTCGTAAGCTAACGGGAGAAAATCCAGAGGTTCCTGAAGTTCCAAAAGAGGGCGACAAAGTAGAAGAAGGTACTGACAAAATAAAACCGTAGGGAAGACGCTCCTAAAGGAGGGAAGTCAATTGTATCCAATTAAGATGAACCCTATTCGAGTGAATCAAAATCACAATCAGAATCAACGTAAAAATATCAATCCTGTAAATAGCCAAAATCTTGATTTTAAAGCATTGCTACATAATGAAATCAATAGAAGTCAAGAAGTTAAGTTTTCTAAGCATGCCTTAGATCGGTTGCAGGAAAGAAATATAGAATTAACCACACAAGAAGTAACTAAAATAAACAATGCCATTACAAAAGCAGCTTCCAAGGGGATTAAGGAAACCTTAATCATTATGGAGAATAAAGCTTTTATCGCCAGTGTACCCAATCGAACCGTAATAACGGCCGCTACAGACCAACAACTGAAGGACAATGTATTTACTAATATCGATGGTGCTATATTCGCATAGGCTGGACCCCGAGGTGGGAAGCCTGCCGTTTCCGAAGGATAGAAGAAGCGGAGCACCGATGAAGAGGAGGAAGTTATATTATGATGCGTTCAATGTATTCAGCAGTATCCAGCTTAAAAGCGCACCAATTAAAAATGGACGTAATTGGTAACAATATCGCCAACGTTAATACCGTAGGATTTAAAGGAACCAGGGTAACCTTTCAAGAGGTATTCAGCCAAACCCTAAGGGGAGCAGGTAGAGCACAGGAAGGTGGCAGAGGAGGTACCAATCCACAACAGGTAGGGCTTGGAATCAATGTAAACTCCATGGATACTTTTCATACGAGAGGCTCTGTAGAAAGTACAGGGTATAATACAGATCTTATGATCAATGGAGAAGGATTCTTTGTCGTTTCAGATACACAAGGTGGATTACAAAAAAGCTACACAAGAGCAGGAGCTTTTGGTTTAGATGCTAACGGAAATTTAATTACACCGGATGGATATTATGTACTAGGCTACACTGCTGTAAGAGATGCAGATGGCCAAGTTCAGAAGAATGAAAAAGGGCAACCGATTTTCGAAGAAAACTTAACGGGCTTAAGAATTTCTCGAGATGAAACAGCACCTCCAGCTGCTACGACTAAAGCAACCTTTACAGGAAATATTGATAGTAATTTATCAGCAGATAGTACAGGTACAGCAGGAGACGGTGGAATTCATGAAACTGTCATGAAAGTGCACGATAGCTTAGGAAATGCTCATACTGTAAAAGTTCAGTTTCAAAGGACAGATCAAGGCAATGACACAAAAAGAACCTTTGCTGTTACCATTACAGAATTAGATAATGTAAAACTAGGTGCTCCCATTCCCCTTGAACCAGCAACACCGCTAACCTTTGATTCCGCCGGGATATTAGACAAGACTGCTTTAACTAAAGGTACACTGAAACTAGGGCATGCAACTGATGGCTTGGATGGGGCCAAACAATTGTCTATTGAATTAGATTTTACAAAACTAACAAGCTATGCAGCGGATAAAGGAGCGAAATCCGACGCAGCAGCTCTTGAAATTAATGGTTATGCAAGTGGGAAGATCGATGATTTTACTATTTCCACCACTGGAGAAATAGAAGCTAACTTTACTAATGGTAGTAGGCAAATTCTAGGCAGAGTTGGGCTTGCTAACTTTAAAAACCCTGCTGGACTTTTAAAGACAGGTGGCAATATGTATAGAGAAACATCCAACTCTGGTGAAGTAATGTTTGGGTATGCGGGTACGGGAGGTTTTGGTGCCTTAAATCCAGGGGCAATTGAAATGTCTAACGTCGAT
Above is a genomic segment from Alkaliphilus oremlandii OhILAs containing:
- a CDS encoding TIGR02530 family flagellar biosynthesis protein yields the protein MYPIKMNPIRVNQNHNQNQRKNINPVNSQNLDFKALLHNEINRSQEVKFSKHALDRLQERNIELTTQEVTKINNAITKAASKGIKETLIIMENKAFIASVPNRTVITAATDQQLKDNVFTNIDGAIFA
- a CDS encoding flagellar hook protein FlgE, producing the protein MMRSMYSAVSSLKAHQLKMDVIGNNIANVNTVGFKGTRVTFQEVFSQTLRGAGRAQEGGRGGTNPQQVGLGINVNSMDTFHTRGSVESTGYNTDLMINGEGFFVVSDTQGGLQKSYTRAGAFGLDANGNLITPDGYYVLGYTAVRDADGQVQKNEKGQPIFEENLTGLRISRDETAPPAATTKATFTGNIDSNLSADSTGTAGDGGIHETVMKVHDSLGNAHTVKVQFQRTDQGNDTKRTFAVTITELDNVKLGAPIPLEPATPLTFDSAGILDKTALTKGTLKLGHATDGLDGAKQLSIELDFTKLTSYAADKGAKSDAAALEINGYASGKIDDFTISTTGEIEANFTNGSRQILGRVGLANFKNPAGLLKTGGNMYRETSNSGEVMFGYAGTGGFGALNPGAIEMSNVDISREFTDMITTQRGFQANSRIITTSDEMLQEIVNMKR